The following proteins are encoded in a genomic region of Arachis stenosperma cultivar V10309 chromosome 4, arast.V10309.gnm1.PFL2, whole genome shotgun sequence:
- the LOC130975602 gene encoding uncharacterized protein LOC130975602, which yields MKTPPNSEDEWIDEESSDVCPVFREGIRFGELQLEVGMKFNTKWDFKEAVREFTIQEGRRIRFRKNDNVRMRATCQVKGCPWVVYASRDHEDTCWQIKTFVNDHTCPREDKNRAANKNWVASKLVKKVRKYPNFKHCDAATYFKSRFDLTLNKNSIRALFDARNAVFGDEKEQYKMLRDYGLTLLKTNPGSTVQICCTPQPESDPVFDKIGPDANHHIYIIAWAIVSVENKENWKWFLELLHQDLGDYRQHGWCFISDMQKNGIVCILIGVYAEIMDCYV from the exons ATGAAGACTCCCCCAAATTCAGAGGATGAGTGGATAGATGAGGAGTCCTCTGATGTTTGTCCTGTGTTTAGAGAAGGTATAAGGTTTGGAGAACTGCAACTGGAAGTTGGCATGAAATTCAACACAAAATGGGACTTTAAGGAGGCTGTTAGGGAGTTCACAATCCAAGAGGGCAGAAGGATTAGGTTCAGGAAGAATGACAATGTGAGGATGAGGGCTACATGTCAGGTGAAAGGATGTCCATGGGTGGTGTATGCATCCAGAGATCATGAAGATACTTGTTGGCAAATAAAGACATTTGTTAATGATCATACATGCCCAAGGGAAGACAAGAACAGGGCAGCTAACAAAAATTGGGTGGCCAGTAAACTAGTGAAGAAGGTTAGGAAGTACCCAAATTTTAAGCATTGTGATGCTGCCACTTACTTCAAGTCAAGGTTTGACTTGACCTTgaacaagaactcaattagggCCCTGTTTGATGCAAGAAATGCTGTGTTTGGGGATGAAAAGGAACAATACAAAATGCTGAGGGATTATGGTCTTACACTTCTCAAGACTAATCCTGGATCAACAGTTCAAATTTGTTGCACTCCCCAACCAGAATCTGATccagtatttgataaaat TGGGCCAGATGCCAATCACCATATCTACATCATAGCGTGGGCAATTGTTAGCGTAGAAAACAAGGAGAATTGGAAGTGGTTTCTTGAGTTGTTACACCAGGACCTTGGAGACTATAGGCAACATGGATGGTGCTTTATCTCTGACATGCAGAAG AACGGAATTGTATGCATTCTTATTGGTGTTTATGCTGAAATCATGGACTGTTATGTGTAA
- the LOC130975600 gene encoding uncharacterized protein LOC130975600: MAFRGDDESHNSNNQGNFLELLDFLAQHNTEIDRVFKNAHGNLKLVASKIQKDIVRAAASETTKVIIDDLGDDLFAVLVDETRDISVKEKMAVCLRYVNKEGIVMERFLCLVHVSSTNALSLKVALESLLAKHSLSLARIRGQGYDGASNMQEEFNGLKSLILKENTCAFYVHCFAHQLQLALVVVAKKQVEIPLLFNLLASLCNIVGASCKRKDMLRESQMQKTIVALQNGDVSSGRGLNQETTLKRAGDTRWGSHYGTILSLISIFSSVVEVLEVIEEDGNNPEQRAKACQLLNHIQSFEFVFNLHLMKSILGVTNELSQALQRSDQDIINAMTLVKVSKQRLQSIRDDSWSSLLNEVSLFCDSHNILVPNMNDIQLQELNNRFTEVNTELLLCIACLNPSDSFFAFDKEKLLRLAEFYPHEFSSTQLLALDSQLENFILDMRLDDQFSNINGIGGLS, encoded by the exons ATGGCTTTTCGTGGTGATGATGAATCGCACAATTCAAACAACCAAGGTAATTTTTTGGAGCTTCTTGACTTTCTTGCTCAACATAATACAGAGATTGATCGTGTTTTCAAAAATGCTCATGGAAACCTTAAACTAGTAGCATCTAAAATTCAAAAAGATATTGTTAGAGCTGCTGCAAGTGAAACTACTAAagttattattgatgatcttgGAGATGATTTATTTGCTGTTTTAGTTGATGAAACTCGAGACATTTCTGTTAAAGAGAAAATGGCTGTTTGTTTGCGGTATGTGAATAAAGAAGGGATTGTAATGGAGCGATTTCTTTGCCTTGTCCATGTTTCTAGCACAAATGCGTTGTCGTTAAAAGTAGCTTTGGAATCTTTATTAGCAAAGCATAGTTTAAGCTTAGCAAGAATACGTGGACAAGGTTATGATGGAGCTAGTAATATGCAGGAAGAATTTAATGGCTTAAAAAGTTTGATCTTGAAAGAAAATACTTGTGCTTTTTATGTTCATTGTTTTGCTCACCAACTTCAATTAGCACTTGTGGTTGTTGCAAAGAAACAGGTTGAAATTCCACTACTTTTTAATTTGCTTGCTAGTTTGTGCAATATTGTTGGAGCTTCTTGTAAACGTAAAGACATGCTTCGTGAAAGTCAAATGCAAAAGACAATTGTTGCATTACAAAACGGAGATGTTTCTAGTGGGCGTGGCTTAAATCAGGAAACAACATTAAAAAGGGCAGGTGATACTCGATGGGGCTCACATTATGGTACAATACTTAGCTtgatttctattttttcttccGTGGTAGAAGTTCTTGAAGTGATTGAGGAAGATGGAAATAATCCTGAACAAAGAGCTAAAGCATGTCAATTATTGAATCATATtcaatcttttgaatttgtattCAATTTACATTTGATGAAAAGTATATTAGGAGTTACTAATGAGTTGTCTCAAGCTCTACAAAGAAGTGATCAAGACATTATAAATGCTATGACATTGGTTAAAGTGTCCAAGCAACGATTGCAAAGTATAAGAGACGATAGTTGGTCCTCTTTGCTCAATGAAGTTTCACTATTTTGTGATAGTCACAATATTCTTGTTCCAAATATGAATGACAT ACAACTTCAAGAGCTCAACAATCGTTTTACAGAGGTAAATACCGAGCTACTTCTTTGTATAGCTTGTTTGAATCCAAGTGACTCATTTTTTGCATTTGATAAGGAGAAGTTGCTTCGTTTAGCTGAATTTTATCCACATGAATTCTCTTCTACTCAACTTTTGGCACTTGATAGCCAACTTGAGAATTTTATATTGGATATGCGTCTTGATGATCAATTCTCAAATATAAATGGAATCGGTGGACTATCTTAA